A genome region from Psychrobacter jeotgali includes the following:
- a CDS encoding FUSC family protein, with protein sequence MTIKQLVSGEVAHLLTINKSRRPWHMPIIAAIAISFPVFVGAHFDALSSGIKASLGAMIILNLPLAGSLPYRLVTVMAWGFAMSLCFSLGLIAQQVPLLIIPVFAFMAFGIVIFGRYYRQPPPAGLFVMMAGAIALFIPVSPDELLSATGLVLLGSSFSMIMALLYTLFLLLTRPSAPTPTYHYEPDTISESIIVAVFVSLSLLIALMLKVPNPYWAAVSCFLIIQGIHLRTMWIKQFHRLLGTLLGIGLASWLLSWELSMWGVATAILIMMISIESLVDRHYGLAVIFITPLTIFIAEYGSNLPLSPQYYQQVVNARLLDTTIGCVVGFGGGVVMHIDRLRLPLRRFEQGILAKIGQKSD encoded by the coding sequence ATGACTATAAAACAATTAGTCAGTGGCGAGGTTGCGCATTTACTAACTATCAACAAAAGCCGCCGACCGTGGCACATGCCAATTATTGCGGCTATCGCTATCAGCTTTCCGGTCTTTGTTGGGGCCCACTTTGATGCTTTATCTTCAGGTATCAAAGCGTCTTTGGGAGCGATGATTATTTTGAACCTGCCCCTTGCAGGCTCTCTGCCTTATCGTTTAGTAACGGTAATGGCATGGGGGTTCGCAATGTCGCTGTGCTTCTCGCTTGGGCTTATTGCCCAGCAGGTTCCGCTGCTTATCATTCCTGTATTTGCGTTCATGGCTTTCGGTATCGTTATCTTTGGGCGTTATTATCGCCAGCCACCACCAGCAGGATTGTTTGTGATGATGGCAGGAGCCATTGCCTTATTCATTCCTGTGTCGCCTGATGAACTGCTATCGGCAACCGGGCTGGTACTGTTAGGAAGTAGCTTTTCTATGATTATGGCGCTGCTTTATACGCTGTTTCTGCTGCTAACCCGTCCTTCTGCCCCGACGCCTACTTACCATTATGAACCAGATACTATTAGCGAAAGTATTATAGTAGCGGTTTTTGTCAGTCTATCGCTATTGATAGCTTTAATGCTAAAGGTACCAAATCCTTACTGGGCAGCGGTGAGTTGTTTTCTTATTATCCAAGGAATCCACTTGCGAACTATGTGGATTAAGCAGTTTCATCGTTTATTAGGGACGCTGTTAGGGATTGGTCTAGCCAGTTGGCTGCTGTCTTGGGAGTTGTCAATGTGGGGCGTTGCTACTGCTATACTCATCATGATGATTTCCATCGAGTCGCTGGTAGATCGTCATTATGGGCTGGCGGTGATATTTATTACTCCGCTTACTATATTTATCGCTGAATATGGTAGCAATTTGCCCCTATCGCCGCAGTACTATCAGCAAGTGGTGAATGCGCGCTTATTAGATACTACTATCGGTTGTGTGGTGGGCTTTGGTGGCGGTGTGGTTATGCATATCGACCGTTTACGCTTACCCCTACGCCGCTTTGAGCAAGGGATATTAGCAAAAATAGGCCAAAAGTCAGATTAA
- the aroE gene encoding shikimate dehydrogenase, producing MTQHFIVIGNPIAHSKSPQIHQVFADQIGLDIRYQRQYCPNDAASFTAVVEAFFGGGGIGANVTVPFKQVAYDLCQERGALSEHASVAGAVNTLLVKDGVLYGDNTDGQGLVNHIVSLGWPLKNARVALIGAGGAARGVVLPLIQAGIGALTIANRTLSKADTLVAELSAASNEINQHSITTCATADLTGDFDLIINATSIGLTDATLPLADNLQAQHAYDMMYGRPLPFLQHFKERGAQASDGYGMLIGQAALSFKRWTGQAIDVTQATQALQQANLTTNK from the coding sequence ATGACTCAGCATTTCATCGTAATTGGCAACCCTATTGCTCATAGTAAATCGCCCCAAATTCATCAAGTTTTCGCTGATCAGATCGGGCTAGATATTCGTTATCAGCGCCAGTACTGCCCTAATGATGCGGCTAGCTTTACTGCTGTGGTTGAAGCTTTCTTCGGTGGCGGCGGCATAGGTGCTAATGTGACCGTACCCTTTAAGCAAGTAGCTTATGACTTGTGTCAAGAGCGCGGCGCGCTATCCGAACATGCCAGCGTGGCTGGAGCCGTCAACACTTTACTAGTAAAAGATGGGGTCTTATATGGAGATAACACTGATGGTCAAGGTTTGGTCAATCATATCGTCAGCTTGGGCTGGCCTTTAAAAAACGCTCGGGTAGCGCTTATCGGTGCCGGCGGAGCTGCGCGCGGCGTAGTGTTACCACTTATTCAAGCGGGTATCGGAGCGCTAACTATAGCCAATCGTACTTTGAGCAAAGCCGATACCTTGGTCGCCGAGCTCAGCGCTGCTAGCAATGAGATAAATCAGCACTCTATCACAACTTGTGCCACTGCTGATCTGACGGGCGACTTTGATTTGATTATAAATGCTACTTCTATTGGACTGACCGACGCAACCTTACCACTTGCTGATAATCTACAAGCTCAGCATGCTTACGATATGATGTATGGCCGCCCTCTACCGTTTTTACAACACTTTAAGGAGCGCGGTGCTCAGGCTTCGGATGGTTATGGGATGCTCATTGGCCAAGCAGCTTTAAGTTTTAAGCGCTGGACAGGTCAAGCTATTGATGTCACTCAGGCTACTCAAGCTTTGCAACAAGCGAATCTCACAACAAATAAATAG